One window from the genome of Cryptomeria japonica chromosome 6, Sugi_1.0, whole genome shotgun sequence encodes:
- the LOC131068024 gene encoding dirigent protein 11-like codes for MHDVVKKANPTAIVVAGVNGTSSELLNFGTVLVMDDLLTEGPSRFSSVVGRAKGLYASSDVKGYAIHMLFSVVFENKEYNGSTLEFHGTDLWTKSSGTEVSVVGGTGKLRYARGYSIVTLNADPDDYVGYVKFNTTFRVN; via the coding sequence ATGCATGACGTAGTGAAGAAAGCCAACCCAACAGCCATAGTAGTAGCAGGAGTAAATGGGACATCCTCAGAGCTCTTAAACTTTGGAACAGTGCTGGTTATGGACGATCTTCTGACTGAAGGGCCATCTCGATTCTCCTCTGTTGTGGgaagggccaaaggattatatgcAAGTTCAGATGTGAAGGGCTATGCAATTCACATGCTTTTCTCTGTTGTGTTTGAGAACAAAGAATACAATGGAAGCACACTTGAATTCCATGGAACAGATCTCTGGACAAAATCCTCTGGAACAGAAGTTTCTGTGGTGGGAGGAACGGGAAAATTGAGGTATGCTCGTGGGTATTCCATCGTTACTCTTAATGCTGATCCAGATGACTATGTTGGTTATGTCAAATTCAACACTACCTTCCGAGTAAATTAA